The following coding sequences lie in one Isoptericola variabilis 225 genomic window:
- a CDS encoding BtrH N-terminal domain-containing protein has product MTSHRALKRLVRARMQRTGESYTTAHRHVTAHRVGNRGPGTGHRESALVRTMLARAGLDLTEATVCGLGGGIGFLYAVFEYDAVPYPLLTVVTQHHPTPWVDAVADHLGLELSAVRSAATDAAIRKLARSLDEGLAAWIVVARGVLPWHDDVSPLEQADPYPLVVTGLDGDRFVVLDREEHLLSRDRLAPAWAGHRKGRFAISTVRPGGATDLTAARRAATATTYRHLTGPVLGNSFDVNFGLSGMRRLRDDLADTTSRRGWRRRFGAEPAYAVGLERLADCLTWAYGSPGATRPAYAEFLMEAGLPDAAVLAREAGSRWAAIADAAARATEVEPGAMFADLAARVDEVVAVEERLADDLGRSVAG; this is encoded by the coding sequence ATGACCAGCCACCGCGCTCTCAAGAGGCTCGTCCGCGCGCGCATGCAGCGCACCGGCGAGTCGTACACGACCGCCCACCGCCATGTCACGGCGCACCGGGTGGGCAACCGTGGGCCAGGTACCGGCCACCGCGAGTCGGCGCTCGTGCGCACGATGCTCGCCCGCGCAGGTCTCGACCTCACCGAGGCGACGGTGTGCGGCCTCGGCGGCGGCATCGGCTTCCTCTACGCCGTCTTCGAGTACGACGCCGTGCCCTACCCGCTCCTCACCGTGGTGACCCAGCACCACCCGACACCCTGGGTCGACGCCGTCGCCGACCACCTGGGCCTGGAGCTGTCGGCCGTCCGATCGGCCGCGACCGACGCGGCGATCCGCAAGCTCGCCCGCTCGCTCGACGAGGGCCTCGCCGCCTGGATCGTCGTCGCCCGGGGAGTTCTGCCCTGGCACGACGACGTGTCGCCACTGGAACAGGCCGACCCCTATCCCCTGGTGGTGACCGGCCTCGACGGCGACCGCTTCGTGGTGCTCGATCGCGAGGAGCACCTGCTGTCCCGTGACCGCCTCGCACCGGCGTGGGCAGGCCACCGGAAGGGCAGGTTCGCGATCTCCACAGTCCGCCCGGGCGGCGCCACCGACCTCACCGCTGCCCGCCGCGCCGCGACCGCCACGACCTACCGCCACCTGACCGGGCCGGTCCTCGGCAACAGCTTCGACGTCAACTTCGGGCTCAGCGGGATGCGGCGCCTCCGCGACGACCTCGCCGACACCACGAGCAGACGAGGGTGGCGGCGCCGCTTCGGTGCGGAACCGGCGTACGCCGTCGGGCTGGAGCGGCTGGCCGACTGCCTGACCTGGGCGTACGGGTCGCCGGGCGCGACGCGGCCGGCGTACGCCGAGTTCCTCATGGAGGCGGGTCTCCCCGACGCGGCCGTCCTCGCCCGAGAGGCCGGGAGCCGCTGGGCCGCGATCGCCGACGCCGCGGCGCGGGCGACCGAGGTGGAGCCGGGAGCGATGTTCGCCGACCTCGCCGCGCGCGTCGACGAGGTCGTGGCCGTGGAGGAGCGGCTGGCCGACGACCTCGGCCGGTCCGTCGCCGGCTGA
- a CDS encoding IclR family transcriptional regulator, whose amino-acid sequence MGSDAPGAAAPPSQTLSRGIRVLEILADAREPLTVDEVGRRLDVHRSIAYRLVRTLEHHGLVGRDAGGRLALGPRMAALAAGVAHDLQAEALPELTTAANELGMTCFVAVLDHDECVTLVSVEPRHAVASVAQRPGSRHPVSLGAPGKAILSALDERRWPPGVPDPTREQVAEAAARGYATSHDEVIPTLRAVAVPLVLRGRPPAAVSAVYVASDSPPERIAERLARAAGAVRGALGG is encoded by the coding sequence ATGGGTTCCGACGCACCGGGGGCCGCGGCGCCGCCGTCCCAGACGCTCAGCCGCGGAATCCGAGTCCTCGAGATCCTCGCCGACGCGCGCGAGCCGCTCACGGTCGACGAGGTCGGCCGGCGGCTCGACGTGCACCGCTCGATCGCCTACCGCCTGGTGCGCACGCTCGAGCACCACGGGCTGGTCGGGCGCGACGCCGGCGGCCGGCTCGCCCTCGGGCCGCGCATGGCGGCGCTCGCGGCCGGGGTCGCGCACGACCTCCAGGCCGAGGCGCTGCCCGAGCTCACGACCGCCGCCAACGAGCTCGGCATGACGTGCTTCGTGGCCGTGCTCGACCACGACGAGTGCGTCACGCTCGTGAGCGTCGAGCCGCGGCACGCGGTCGCGTCCGTCGCGCAGCGCCCCGGGAGCCGGCACCCGGTCTCGCTCGGCGCGCCCGGCAAGGCGATCCTCTCGGCGCTCGACGAGCGGCGCTGGCCGCCCGGCGTCCCCGACCCGACGCGCGAGCAGGTCGCCGAGGCCGCCGCCCGCGGGTACGCGACCAGCCACGACGAGGTCATCCCGACACTGCGCGCCGTCGCCGTGCCCCTCGTGCTGCGCGGGCGACCGCCCGCCGCCGTCTCGGCCGTGTACGTCGCGAGCGACTCGCCGCCCGAGCGGATCGCCGAGCGGCTCGCGCGCGCTGCCGGCGCCGTGCGGGGTGCACTCGGCGGCTGA